CTTCTGCTGGAGCTATTGCCGGAggagttgttggaggtgttgcCGCCGCCGCCATTTTCGGCTTCTTCGTTtggttcttctgcttctcgaAACGAGCACAGAGAGtcagagaagagaaagaaTGGATCCCCGTGGTCGGCCAGGACCACGTCACAGACAACCACACCGCCGGGCAGATGCCACCAAACCATCGAAACTCGTCGTCGACGTTTGCCTCGCTGGCCTCTTCGGCCCTGTCTCGAGCATCTAACGTCATTCCCATCGCCTACGTTCCTGGTGTCACGTCACGTGGCCAAATGTCTCGTGACTCGTCCACTGGTGGAACTCTCGGTTCCAATCCGCCCATTCCCAACGTGCCCTGGGAGTACCAGTTTACGcccgaggagctgctgcgTCAGTCGCGCCAATCAACCGTATACGGCATTCGAGATTCGGTCAACACAGAGGCTTACCGAGAGTCTCAGGCTTACGTTAGCAGTGCGATGATGACGGCCATTCAGGCTAAGCCCATGCTTGTCAACGTGAAGGACGGCCATGTAACTAACAACGATGGGAGTGCACGTGACTCGGCTCTACGACAGTCATTCATGTCTGGAACCTCCGACGGGTCTGTCTATGAAATTGCCAGTGCCGAGCGAGTCAATGCCCGGTCCATTCGAATCGGAAAGGCCCAAAGAGTCGGTCTGCAAAGCACATACATCAGTGAAGAgtcggaggaggaaatcggaggaggagccagCAGGACACGAGACTCGACTCATTCTGCAGCTGTGCCCATTGGTCTTGATCGGCCCACTCTTGGACGATCGTTGACCGGAAACAGTGGCTCTGGCGTCTCTGGCGTGAGTCGCAAGTCGGAGGTGCCTCCTCTGCCTGCTGCTTTGGAAGTCTCCTCTTCCGAGGCACCCCAGTTGGACGAGGATATTTTTGCTGGACTCGACATTCCTGTCCAGTTGATCACAACCGACGACGGTCAAGAGTCTCCTTTTGACGATAAGTTTCGACTTTAAGCGTGGAGCGAACCATGTGACGAGTACTCGCACACTTCACGCACATCTAACGATAACATGAACACGTTGATACCCGGCTCGAATACAGGTATTTCGAGTcgctgttttttttttttttgctgaCTGCATTTGCCAGAAAGATGACCGGACACTAAGTAACTACTTTATGAGTTTTTAGATTGCATCGCACGGGGTGCTATAATGAAGTGATTGTAGGCTGTGTAGAACGGAGCTTGAGGGTCTCTACTGGTAGCCCGGGAAGAGTGGTGCTGTAATCAGAATCAGCTAGTGaagtgtactgtagtatcCATATTGGAGTGAATAATTTAGAGTTCAATGGGGGATGTTTTCACAAGTCTATAAAACCCTCGAATAAGGAGCGAAACTAGAAGAAATTTCTACAGGATCAGCCTACCACAGTAGCGAGTTGTCAGTAGCACTAACTCGTCCCTATCTCCTTTATCACATCCCTCAGATGGACTCTTCTCACTACCCTCATCTCTCTAGCAACCTTAAATCTCGTGTCTCTCTCCCACATCCAAGAACTGCAGTCTACGAACTCTCTCGATCCTTCTTCAGCATGTCCAAAACGAAATTCCAGCAATTGACCAACAAGGCTCTGGCTGCGTTGGCCCTGGAATGTGGCTTGAGTAAGTACCTCTCGAGAGTGGAGGGTTGATCGAATGAATGAGACGGTCCGCTGGAACCAAGATACCACCTTTTCGATCCATACTATGATACCCTGTTGATGCcgtgctggaggaggcattGCGTGAAATACACCAACAAAAGGCTTCAATGGTTGATTCTGCTCAAATTTCACACCCAAACCTGTGTATTCAGTGTCTCTATTCGTGCCATGACCATACCTGAATGACCTACCACAAGACAGGGCGAACATAGCTACAGCCGACTGAACATGACGTTTGTTGTTCATAAATGTGTCACCTACTCTTTTgatcaaaaaaataatttACTTTACACACTAACCCAGAACGCTCAGGAACAAAACCTGATCTCCAGGCAACTCTCAGGTCAGTCGTAGACTCTCCTCCAGTCACTCCTCCTAAGTCCTTGCGGATAACATCCATCGATATGGGTGTCAGAAACCTGTCTGTATGCCAAGTGACGTTAGGAAGAACTAGAatcgagaaggagaatgCAGTTACACCTACATCTACTGTTACACAAGACGCAAaagtggagaagaaaaCAAAAGCTACCAAAACGAAGACAAAAGCCAAGGATTCTACAAAGGACACTACACCAGAACCCGACAGTGGTGCTATTTCTCCGACAATCTTATCTGCTGATGTTTCTGTCGCCACTGTTTCCACCTGGAATACACGTGACATTTCTGAGTTCTCCACATCTCCAGGAGCCACGCAAGAAGACATACCATGGGACCTTAGAAACGACTCGTTGCTGGAAGTAGCGTACAATTtcgtgtcacgtgagcttCTGGGCGACAATGTACGTAAGAAGCCCCATGtggttctccttgagcgTCAGAGACATCGTTCCCAGGGCAGTCCTTCTGTTTTGGAGTGGGTGTTCCGTGTCAACATGTTTGAGAGCATTCTAGCAGGCACAGTCTACACATACAAACAGAGGTCACATGATAAAAAGGCTGGGACACCCGAGAACATCGATTCTGATTCGCACAATACAGATCTGTTTCGTGTGGATCCACGAATGGTGGCTGATTACTTCATTCGGGGCAAACGAgccaagggcaagaagttCGACATCAAGGCAGAAAAaattggagttgttggcCAATGGTTGGAGGCCGAGTCACATGATCTGCCTGAGTTTGAGAATATGGTGAAAATGCAGGCCGTCGCTGAGAAACCCAAACCAAAGAAGAGCactcggaagaagaaggatgaggaagcggaggtggtggaagagatAAAACCACTagcggaggaggaggtaCCACGAGATGAAACTCCCCCGCAACCTATGGAACGTAAACTCATTCCACGCGATCTCAAGAGCATTCCGGGGTTCTCTCCTCTTACGCCTCAACTACATTCTCTGGCTTCTCATCTTGAGGTTATGAGTTCGATTCTGGCAAAGAAGCGATACAACAGTGTCAAGTCGAAGAAGGCGGATGATGTGGCTGACTCGTTGCTCCAGGCTCTAGCATGGTACAACTGGCAATATAACCGAGAGTACTTGAGagagctgcttgagaatgAGGATGATGAGAGATGGCTTGAAGTGAATGCCTGGGTTAAGGAAAATGTTGAGTGAACAGCCTAGGTCGTCACGCGAAGGATTCACATGTTCGAAGCCAACAAGTAGGGCATGTGCTGAACAGAGAAGCATCGATGAACATACTCCTACAAATATAGGAAGGCATTGCAATGACATTtgcttgttgttggtggtataatcacgtgatacagTCAAAAAATTTACGCAATTTTCTGCGCTCAACCTCCATACAGCACCGTAGCATTAGCCTCTGTTACATGGTTTGTTTAGGGGGGGGGGTCCATCGTCCATCAACAAAACAACTTCTCTCGATTCCAAGGAATGAAGCAGCCACATGTTGGAATATCGAGCTGGACGTGGGAAACCGAGCccaccttctccatgtTTTTGCTCTTAGTGCAGTTTCTTTTACTTCTAGACCAATGACAGGTGGAATAAGGAGATATCAAAACAGAGATAGATAGCACTAGTCAGGATGGAGTGAATGGTCAACTAGAATGGACAAGAGGGGAGAGGAAACATGGGCTAGCATTATTACCCGTTCAAGAAGTAACGTAAACATGAGATAACTCCTAATTTTGGAAGTATTTGGTATCTTGTAGTGTCTACAGCAGAGTACGTACCGATAGGCCTATATAGCCACATACAACAGTGACGTAACTCTCCTTGAGCTACGAAACCACCACTCACCAGGTAGTCTCATCATCATAGCCAAGCATCTATTGAACCCTACCAGAGCTTCCCGAATTCCTGACGTTGGTCCCGTCTCGCTAGCGTCTATATCGCGACTTCTAGAGCCGTTCCACAACATTGCTCCAAGACGCCAGACCGTCGGCATGctctgtacgagtagaTACACAAACAGCCCAGAATTATTATGCTGTGCCAAAGATACCCTGATTCTTTCCCCGTAACCACGGTAACCTCTTTCCTTGCTTTTCGTGTGCTCCCTGTAGCGGCGGTATACACCCTATACCTGCAGTGTCTCAAGAGCCATTTGGATGATGCAGGGGACATCTTGAGCAGGTGTTCATTCCTGAATCATCTGAGTTGACGGGCACCACTAcgggtttctttttcggttgccttttgttttttcatTCCGCCGAAACGTGACTTGTTTTGATTTCTATTGGTATCTCATGGTTGGTCAAAATGGGTTAGAATTCAGGGGCTCCAAAATACTGCGACTTGTACATGGTGGACCATGTCTAGCACCGCAAATACGCGCAATCTGTACAGGAGTCGTACTCTACGTTCCCAAAAAGGCCATCTTTTGGCTCAGACAGGCAAGATGGATATAATATTCGCGAAAATGCCGACATGTAGTTATacaagtttttttttatttttttagCCAGACCGACTGACACCCGTAAAGCAGCACAACGCGGTGtgcaaaaagaaatatAACCAAAAGTCAGCTCTAGatcaagtacatactgtaccggtgCGAGTAGCGGTGGTGCTCGTTGCCGAAGTCTACCAACCAATTTGCCCCCTAAAGCTGCTCTAAATTGAGTGTGAGCGCCGTTTACACTGTAAACATCTGGGCGAGGAATGACCCGTTTGACGTTCTCAACAGCCCAAACGTGCTACCGGCAATAATAATGACATTCCGGAGAGACTTACACACCTGGGCAGCCAAGCACAGCCTCGTCACGTGCCGTTCTTCTCCCTGACTCAAATGTTTCCCCATTCGTAAACCGTATCGCACGACTCACATTCTCCACAATGCAGGAGGCCACTGTAAGCGTGACGCGCGCTGAGACATTTTGAAACGGCGGCCACGAGCAGAGGACTGATGGGTGAAATTTGCAAAAACAGCGGTAAAATAGTAGCCGGTTAGAATCGCGTGGAATGTACTTGCTGTGATTTTTATTCACTTTTTACTCCCGGTCTCACCACATATTATCGCATCTCCGAGATCTGGCTGCATGTACGCGTCAAACGCTAAGTTTCCGAATACGATATTACGATCGGTCAGAATGGGTGATATGGAGATGTAAAGGCTACAAAGGGTAGATATAAATGATATTTGGACTCCGCAGAAAAAATCTATATGTTCATCTCAGCTGTAGCAAGTTGTACTATGAAAAAATCACATCTCAATTTCTCTGTCCAACTCTAAATAAGCACTCCGTTTGACAGTTCTAGACGAGCAATCCAACTTGTCGGGGATGGTCTCTGGAGACTGCAATAGTGGATCTATGACGATGGAAGAAACTCCCTTCCTGAAACTGCCATGTTCGGAGTACTTAACTGCTTTGAAAAAGCTGAAAGACAGAGAATTGGGCAACGTGCTCGATATTCCCACAAACCCCCTTATTTTTCCATGTTACCTGTCTCGTCCCAATCGGGCAAGTCGACACTGTACAGGGAGAAGCTAAAGAGTGCACAGGGTGATAATTATGGGGAGCATTTATTTCGCGTTTCCCGTGAGCTATCGAGGTGGAAATTTGACCAGAAGACTCCTCAAGAGACACTGAGTTGATTCCTCTTTTCAAAAATCAAATTCGTTCGTTTTCAGGCTCTTTTTACCACCTCCACTTTTACGCCCCTCCATTTTAACTCCATGCACCGTTCGCTTAATCCGAGCCCTTGATTCAGCATATAAATGTTAGCAGATCCGTTGGAGGAAGCCAAGGTGCAATTTGCAGGTTTTCTGGAGTGACCACATACTACGACACGAACTTTCGAAACTCTTTCAGCCCTTCCCGGACTCTCTACGCCGAACTACACTCCAGGATACACGTTTCTTCGCTTACTAACACGGCTGTGAGCAGAGAGACTCGGTATATTCGACCACCAACTATTTTAAACGACAGATACATTGCCTTATCACATATCTGTGGAGTATCTCAGCTCAGCAATCGACCCTCGATCTTATCTGAATCCCCCATCGTTTGTCTGTTACCTCTTCTTTACCCAAAGAGGAAGTAAAACAAACTAGAACAGTCGCTACTACGATCGACACAATTCTACTCAAACCTCTGAGACACAGTTATCAACCATGATGAACTTATTACGGAGAAAAGACTCGTCAAGAGCAATGACTCTACCCGGCAGAGAAGGTGACCGGGAGCGGGCAGCTGCACTAGAGGAACAGATCAAAATTTTGGCCGAAACAGCTTCTCAGGCTCTAGATAGAGTCGGAGAACTCGAACAGGAGGTTGCTaagcagcagaaggagattgaagCATATAAGACGGAGGTTGGCGAAAAGCAACTGTGCATTGAACGACTCAGTAATGAGGTCGGGGAACTTATGACCCAATCTGTGACATGCCGTGACTCCAACGACGCTCATGGGACTCCCCAGAAACAATGTGCGAAATgcaagtcacgtgaactcATCACTTCAAAGTCAGTAAGCACCCAGACTACAGTAGCAACAACCACCAAGATCAAGGCCGAAGACACCAGAGTCGGTGCACGTGGGCAGACCGATTCAGCTGTCTCACGTGGCGGTCTATCTCGTGACTCCATCCAGTCTCAGGACTCTCATAACTCTCATGACTCTCATGACTCTCATGACTCTGCGGCCCACATTGAGCACGTGGCTCGAGTGGTTGTTGCAGAGGAGATGACACGGCCCCGCGGAGTGTCTACTTCAACATCAACGACCGCGGACTCTTCGTTTTCGTCGTCTGTGCACTCGTcgccatcacgtgactcgtcacgtgactcgtcCTTTACCGAGTTGTCTGATTtctccgacgacgacattgGAGCTGTTCGAACCGTGATCATGTCGGCTGAACAAATCAAGGCTGTGGACAGAAGCAACCTTGagcatcacgtgactcagCTGCAGCGGTTGCTCAAGAAGAgccagtcacgtgacgacgATCTATTCCGGATGCAAAAGTTGGAAGCTGCTCTGGTCGCAGTTTCTCGGGCCAGGGCTGTTTTGAGAAAGGCCTGAGTTGACTTCGGTCTTTCCAAGTCACATGAGCGATACCCTAACAATATTTATAAGTACACTAATTAATGATTTATGACAGATGGGTgggagtacgagtatttTAGGCGTTTTATATAATCTGTGGTAGCTACCACGTAGCGTCATGTTCGTGTTccgacaagtacaagtaagaGGTATTTGCGGTCAAGTAGTACCTGATGGAATAATGGGAATTGTTACCTCATTGGTGTCTGTATATACAGACTCCGATCGGAAAATCAGTCAATCAAACGCAGATACTCGAACATGTATTCGTTCAAGTATATGCCTCTACATTAcgatactacaagtagaataTTGCTCTTGTCTATGATCATTGGAACATAAATAGCTTCGTATCATTATGTGCCGATGACGCGACTGACTCGTGGGCAATCGTAGATACGCAATTTGTTTATGGGCGTAGACCAGGACTGAGACTTGTCATTGAGTGTAACTGCGAAGGTCAGAGGCCCTCTTGGTAAAGCCAAGACTATTGATGTAAATAAGTCTCATGGCTACCCGCAGACTTCTCACCAACAGAAGAAGCGTTACAAAAGACGAGGTTGATACCTTACAAGGCATCAGAGATTTTTAAAATCACTGTTTCATACTTCAAATCAAGAGCGATACTAAAAtaacagtacatactaacATGTACAGTTTTAGCCGAGATATATCCTTCATTTCATTTCATTACATCAGCTGAATCAGCTCTCTCTGCTTTTGTGCTATCCGCCCATCTCCGCATCTATGAAACGatatcaccatcaccaacttcaGCTCATCGTATTCACTAATAAATGAGTTCCGATAATGCACCTGGTCGAAAATTATCGGTCACTAAGAGGTCTATATTTTTCTAGTATGTTGTTGACGACGGCTGGCCTTGCGATTATATTGGCCAATGCGCACATTCAAGTATTGCTCGCAAATCAACAGAACCAAGACTCTTGTCTCAATAGATTGATATTGGTCACAGTTCAATCGTCAACTACTGGCAATGATTTCACTTGTAAGTGTTGGTCAGTGCTACAGGTGCTTGTATTTGTCCGCTG
This genomic interval from Yarrowia lipolytica chromosome 1E, complete sequence contains the following:
- a CDS encoding uncharacterized protein (Truncated form of YALI0E08888g, some similarities with uniprot|Q06810 Saccharomyces cerevisiae YPR075c OPY2 pheromone resistant yeast 2), with the protein product MANTNTDSGKSSSGTSAGAIAGGVVGGVAAAAIFGFFVWFFCFSKRAQRVREEKEWIPVVGQDHVTDNHTAGQMPPNHRNSSSTFASLASSALSRASNVIPIAYVPGVTSRGQMSRDSSTGGTLGSNPPIPNVPWEYQFTPEELLRQSRQSTVYGIRDSVNTEAYRESQAYVSSAMMTAIQAKPMLVNVKDGHVTNNDGSARDSALRQSFMSGTSDGSVYEIASAERVNARSIRIGKAQRVGLQSTYISEESEEEIGGGASRTRDSTHSAAVPIGLDRPTLGRSLTGNSGSGVSGVSRKSEVPPLPAALEVSSSEAPQLDEDIFAGLDIPVQLITTDDGQESPFDDKFRL
- a CDS encoding uncharacterized protein (Compare to YALI0E08910g, weakly similar to uniprot|Q873E9 Neurospora crassa NCU03338.1 predicted protein no), with product MDSSHYPHLSSNLKSRVSLPHPRTAVYELSRSFFSMSKTKFQQLTNKALAALALECGLKRSGTKPDLQATLRSVVDSPPVTPPKSLRITSIDMGVRNLSVCQVTLGRTRIEKENAVTPTSTVTQDAKVEKKTKATKTKTKAKDSTKDTTPEPDSGAISPTILSADVSVATVSTWNTRDISEFSTSPGATQEDIPWDLRNDSLLEVAYNFVSRELLGDNVRKKPHVVLLERQRHRSQGSPSVLEWVFRVNMFESILAGTVYTYKQRSHDKKAGTPENIDSDSHNTDLFRVDPRMVADYFIRGKRAKGKKFDIKAEKIGVVGQWLEAESHDLPEFENMVKMQAVAEKPKPKKSTRKKKDEEAEVVEEIKPLAEEEVPRDETPPQPMERKLIPRDLKSIPGFSPLTPQLHSLASHLEVMSSILAKKRYNSVKSKKADDVADSLLQALAWYNWQYNREYLRELLENEDDERWLEVNAWVKENVE
- a CDS encoding uncharacterized protein (Compare to YALI0E08932g, no similarity) → MMNLLRRKDSSRAMTLPGREGDRERAAALEEQIKILAETASQALDRVGELEQEVAKQQKEIEAYKTEVGEKQLCIERLSNEVGELMTQSVTCRDSNDAHGTPQKQCAKCKSRELITSKSVSTQTTVATTTKIKAEDTRVGARGQTDSAVSRGGLSRDSIQSQDSHNSHDSHDSHDSAAHIEHVARVVVAEEMTRPRGVSTSTSTTADSSFSSSVHSSPSRDSSRDSSFTELSDFSDDDIGAVRTVIMSAEQIKAVDRSNLEHHVTQLQRLLKKSQSRDDDLFRMQKLEAALVAVSRARAVLRKA